A genomic region of Metopolophium dirhodum isolate CAU chromosome 1, ASM1992520v1, whole genome shotgun sequence contains the following coding sequences:
- the LOC132932982 gene encoding uncharacterized protein LOC132932982: MAISRSSKSWNAFMLAAADDDQTINTLGPVLGVTPHFTGMTVIEPSTKADFHIWETQAKYYKYALSTLISGLVGATYRIEPEYIIEGENDYSLIYSSRVNSDMLFLGPAAFCNHSCNPNCTLKCIVKKETGVLAVKNIKANEEITVFYGQNYFENNNELFASSTHASDTDITYATPESEIDNTFFGQPSENCNHNMVVNAQKAPDSMLCDTGLDEQSPRQQIITYRTNRQRTVITIWLSMLRVKAPDSMLCDTGLDEQSPLPPDHKLQDQPSENCYHNDVVNAQKAPDSMLCDTSLDEQSPLPTDHNLQDQTSENCNHNMVVNAQIAPDSMLCDTGLDEQSPPPTDHNLQDQPSENCNHNKVVNAQEPDSTMDVLSRKKKKNCLHCSSFHRRTIEISIQQKRGRK, from the exons ATGGCGATAAGCCGGTCATCAAAGAGTTGGAACGCGTTCATGTTAGCAGCCGCAGATGATGACCAAACAATTAACACTTTAGGTCCAGTATTAGGTGTAACTCCACATTTTACCGGCATGACTGTGATTGAACCATCTACAAAGGCAGATTTTCACATATGGGAAACCCaggcaaaatattataagtatgctTTAA GTACACTCATTAGTGGGTTGGTTGGAGCAACGTACCGAATAGAACCTGAATACATCATTGAAGGTGAAAATGATTATTCACTCATTTACAGTAGTAGAGTCAACAGTGATATGCTATTTCTTGGACCAGCGGCATTTTGCAATCACTCATGTAATCCAAACTGTACCttgaaatgtattgttaaaaaagAAACTGGTGTATTAGCAGTAAAAAACATTAAAGCTAATGAAGAAATCACGGTATTCTACGGACAAAATTATTTCGAAAACAATAATGAGCTGT ttgcATCAAGCACTCACGCGTCTGATACCGATATAACGTATGCAACACCAGAAAGTgaaattg acAATACGTTTTTCGGGCAACCGTCAGAGAACTGTAATCACAATATGGTTGTCAATGCTCAGA aAGCACCAGATAGTATGTTGTGCGATACAGGCTTAGACGAGCAATCGCCCCGCCAACAGATCATAACCTACAGGACCAACCGTCAGAGAACTGTAATCACAATATGGTTGTCAATGCTCAGAGTGA aAGCACCAGATAGTATGTTGTGCGATACAGGCTTAGACGAGCAATCACCGCTGCCACCAGATCATAAACTACAGGACCAACCGTCAGAGAACTGTTATCACAATGATGTTGTCAATGCTCAGA aAGCACCAGATAGTATGTTGTGCGATACAAGCTTAGACGAGCAATCACCGCTGCCAACAGATCATAACCTACAGGACCAAACGTCAGAGAACTGTAATCACAATATGGTTGTCAATGCTCAGA tAGCACCAGATAGTATGTTGTGCGATACAGGCTTAGACGAGCAATCGCCGCCGCCAACAGATCATAACCTACAGGACCAACCGTCAGAGAACTGTAATCATAATAAGGTTGTCAATGCTCAGG aaccTGACAGTACTATGGATGTTTTgtccaggaaaaaaaaaaaaaattgtctgcaCTGTAGTTCGTTCCACAGAAGAACCATTGAAATTAGTATTCAACAGAAAAGAGGCCGAAAGTGA
- the LOC132933398 gene encoding E3 ubiquitin-protein ligase Mdm2-like, with amino-acid sequence MSIKRKFGEITCNDLEDEKDVSWGGKRTRYIYNYTFESSDSDATESVHSDQSKTTMEAASEADLSSDRSFGSNCDSNGQTNHTEFDVVSTSSSCHDIQSSSSDSSTLIDFKVTNNIIKYDDTSSLDNGYIPDETDVILTTTKTDLPPPAHFIICLQCRKKNPNPHFQYCYVCFRYRMEYFGSLTNSNRKNVKHLNLSMPKKEFNILEDSQKASKQGVTTQITIIEDTITKMNEDIKHIYNSISLIKEYNTNMCNICLNMPKNGVFNHQKISHVYSCYGCAKKIWRNSNRCPVCNVKIKSVTKI; translated from the exons atgtcaatcAAAAGGAAATTTGGTGAAATTACTTGTAATG ATTTGGAAGACGAAAAAGATGTGTCTTGGGGAGGCAAACGAACTAGGTACATTTACAACTATACTTTTGAGTCTTCTGATTCAGATGCCACCGAGAGTGTACATAGTGATCAATCAAAAACTACAA TGGAAGCAGCTAGTGAAGCAGATCTTTCATCAGACAGAAGTTTTGGAAGCAACTGTGACAGTAATGGCCAAACAAATCATACCGAATTCGATGTGGTCAGCACATCATCGTCTTGCCATGATATTCAATCTAGTTCTTCAGATTCCTCAACATTAATAGATTTTAAG gttaccaataatattattaaatatgatgaTACGTCTTCACTAGATAACGGATACATTCCTGATGAGACTGACGTAATATTAACAACTACAAAAACAGATTTGCCACCACCAgctcattttataatatgtcttcagTGCAGAAAGAAAAATCCAAATCCACACTTTCAATACTGTTATGTTTGTTTTCGA tATAGGATGGAATATTTTGGGAGTTTGACTAATTCCAATAGAAAAAATGTCAAACATTTAAACTTGTCCATGCCAAAAAAAGAATTCAACATACTTGAAGATTCTCAGAAAGCCTCTAAACAGGGTGTTACaacacaaataacaattatagaaGACACCATCACTAAAATGAATGAagatataaaacatatttataacagTATCTCTCTAATAAAAGAATATAACACTAACATGTGTAACATATGTTTAAATATGCCTAAAAATGGGGTTTTTAATCACCAAAAAATAAGCCATGTGTATAGTTGTTATGGATGCGCTAAAAAAATATGGAGAAATTCAAATAGATGTCCTGTCtgcaatgttaaaattaaaagtgtaacgaaaatt
- the LOC132932980 gene encoding uncharacterized protein LOC132932980, which translates to MKNKYYFSNNTVRIVAAGLSTIIGMFKDKIMNVESLKLFIQSTGNFNMKVEDVLNQSLCLVNTCCFKNKLKVDTKISTIFNIVKDEIDINKTSLVDKVINLNGNLKKKNKKTINIEKNKIMKIINGDTFNCLVKFEQSLLSTVPINDKDYLDINFTLYFNEKDLNPISNLLSMNIITNCLWELFAKISEDYLFINQKSKAIHTYLTFGMKTTLYKTDYESLNQNPEVGAILHEIFKNLVLCSKYNIINKFLNIYSQYEYAVLTRAGIYIYECYVLIKFQQMMKKMDEFSDNLMFDLYKIPRPFINENELLIDMNHKYLMVYTGFENEYLEFNEVLTVACVLRQNTSNPKRSTKEW; encoded by the exons atgaaaaataagtactattttagtaat AATACAGTGAGAATTGTTGCTGCTGGCCTATCAACTATCATCGGGatgtttaaagataaaataatgaacgttgagtcattaaaattatttattcaatcaaCTGGTAATTTCAACATGAAGGTCGAAGATGTGTTAAATCAATCTTTGTGTCTAGTAAACAcatgttgttttaaaaacaaattaaaagtgGACACCAAAATATCAACAATCTTTAACATTGTCAAAGATGAAATTGACATTAACAAAACCAGTTTAGTTGATaaggttataaatttaaatgggaacctaaagaaaaaaaataaaaaaacaattaacatagaaaaaaataaaattatgaaaattattaatggTGACACATTCAACTGTCTAGTAAAATTTGAACAGTCTCT CTTATCTACAGTACCGATCAACGACAAAGATTATTtggatattaattttacattatatttcaatGAGAAAGATTTAAAtccaattagtaatttattgtcaatgaatataattactaattgtttATGGGAATTATTTGCCAAAATATCAGAGGATTATCTTTTTATAAACCAAAAATCTAAAgctatacatacctatttaacgTTTGGTATGAAAACTACATTGTACAAAACTGATTACGAATCACT GAACCAGAATCCAGAAGTAGGTGCAATTTTACACGAAATATTTAAGAACCTTGTATTGTGCAGTAAATATAACATCATCAacaaattcttaaatatttattcccaATATGAATATGCAGTGCTCACACGTGCTGGAATTTATATTTACGAGTGCTATGTGCTAATTAAATTTCAGCAGATGATGAAAAAAATGGATGAATTTAGCGACAATTTAATGTTTGATCTATACAAGATTCC GAGACCATTTATCAATGAAAACGAATTATTGATTGATATGAATCATAAGTACTTAATGGTGTATACTGGGTTTGAGAATGAATACTTGGAATTCAATGAAGTCTTAACTGTGGCATGTGTACTTAGGCAAAACACATCAAACCCTAAACGTTCAAcg aaGGAATGGtga
- the LOC132932979 gene encoding uncharacterized protein LOC132932979: MSTALALNHSLNQHLMYNLNVHPKNDAICTLLDQKIWLVKTELVVRYIARFQSSIEGIVKWSHMVVNATETIHHRMLCMLDLDFQCFISSLDTWWKFYHTVDDVNLQMGCPGENHSAHNIIIDKECMAMFRLPPVDNYNETLILACTYLYFSYSKSPSNHTLNTLFNHVKIVMTMCNHPFTTKTNFKFTINSLINQKYISTHQIHKKTTYHIENLPKIKSLFSKHYDTTINRIINITQEEYITTAMQHSLPTTLWKNTPHKPSYINKEYTFNKLLRKTKFISSFLNSLTLTLNNTTTDIHTAYKQNLKTYKQHLDILLTTHPLQDTTLTFEELLKITTNDQHEIPTHNTHNTHTPTKISPLRTYINEYYI, from the exons ATGAGTACGGCTCTGGCATTAAACCACAGCCTCAATCAACATTTAATGTACAATTTGAATGTACATCCAAAAAA tgatGCAATTTGTACGCTTCTCGATCAAAAGATCTGGCTGGTGAAGACTGAACTGGTGGTGAGGTACATCGCCAGATTTCAGTCATCAATTGAAGGCATAGTGAAATGGTCTCATATGGTGGTGAATGCGACGGAGACCATTCACCACCGTATGTTGTGTATGTTGGATTTGGACTTCCAATGCTTTATTTCTAGCCTGGACACCTGGTGGAAATTTTACCATACTGTGGATGATGTGAATTTGCAAATGGG atGTCCAGGAGAAAATCATTCggcacacaatataattatcgACAAGGAGTGTATGGCTATGTTTCGCCTACCTCCTGTCgataattataatgaaacatTAATATTAGCATGCACCTACTTGTACTTTTCATATTCTAAAAGCCCTTCCAATCACACT CTTAATACACTTTTCAACCATGTAAAAATTGTCATGACCATGTGCAATCATCCATTCACCACTAagacaaatttcaaattcaccatcaatagtttaataaatcaaaaatatatatccacccatcaaattcataaaaaaaccaCATATCATATTGAAAATCtaccaaaaattaaatcactTTTTTCGAAACACTATGACACTACCATCAATAGAATCATCAACATAACACAAGAAGAGTATATAACAACTGCCATGCAGCATAGT TTACCAACAACACTGTGGAAAAACACACCTCATAAACCATCATATATCAACAAAGAATACACGTTCAACAAATTACTcagaaaaactaaatttatctCATCTTTTTTAAACTCATTGACATTGACACTGAACAACACGACAACAGACATACACACAgcatacaaacaaaatttaaaaacttacaaACAACATTTAGACATACTTCTAACAACACATCCACTACAAGACACAACATTAACCTTTGAGGAACtacttaaaataacaacaaacgATCAACACGAAATACCAACACATAACAcacataacacacacacaccaacTAAAATCAGCCCGCTACGTACATATattaacgaatattatatttga
- the LOC132932981 gene encoding uncharacterized protein LOC132932981, protein MLENGVGNSDDGYVVLSNIFDHITILMCVLKFNFIDKKSLKKKLKELVIKNYLTILFDNTHKIYNLNNEHIWNAINKNIHTNKYVNEILAIRRDTYYTTAVFYNLPSTFNPKPKINIQNQINKNNIFNSFQKKIIFIQQFIDSILTTHFTQITKNNVEENYVKEVKHYKNNLKNLLQVLPKKKNTTSHTTEEILELIKNNQIIESIHYRPPQTPIVITKFSESKLKYYSECSNLKKFKDLYYPK, encoded by the exons atgtTAGAGAATGGAGTGGGTAATAGTGATGATGGTTATGTGGTC ttgtcaaatatttttgatcacATCACTATATTAATGTGTGtactgaaatttaattttattgacaaaaagtcattgaaaaaaaaactaaaagaactggtcataaaaaattatcttacaattttatttgataatacacacaaaatttacaatttgaataatGAACATATCTGGAatgcaattaataaaaatatacacacaaataaatatGTCAATGAAATATTGGCAATACGACGAGATACATACTACACAACAGCCGTATTCTACAAT CTGCCATCCACTTTCAATcccaaaccaaaaataaatatccaaaatcaaattaataaaaataatatatttaacagctttcaaaaaaaaattatattcatacaacAATTCATCGACAGCATATTAACCACACATTTCACACAAATCACAAAAAACAATGTAGAAGAGAATTATGTCAAGGaagtaaaacattataaaaacaatttaaaaaatctgcTGCAGGTTttgccgaaaaaaaaaaatacaacatctCATACGACAGAAGAAATCCTAGAATTAATCAAAAACAACCAAATAATAGAATCGATACATTACAGGCCTCCACAGACGCcaatagtaataacaaaattCTCTGAGtccaaactaaaatattattctgaatgttcaaacctaaaaaaatttaaggattTATACTatccaaaataa